From Bacteroidales bacterium, one genomic window encodes:
- a CDS encoding succinate dehydrogenase cytochrome b subunit yields the protein MSSIFTSSVGKKLMMSLAGLFLIVFLLVHLGINLLLILYDSPETYNRAAHFMQTNLLIKIIEVVLFGGFFLHMIYGLIVQIENWLSRPKGYRIANYSQTSFFSRFMIHTAAIIFVFLVIHLMDFYFRAKFGEPELVRYSDGKEMVDFGSMIVAKFHMPEFVIGYILAFLFLGFHLLHGFQSAFQTLGLNHKTYTPVIKVLGILYTLLVVSGFTAIPLVIYFD from the coding sequence ATGAGCAGCATTTTCACTTCATCGGTCGGAAAAAAGCTAATGATGTCGCTGGCCGGTTTGTTTCTGATTGTTTTTCTGCTGGTTCATTTAGGAATCAATCTTTTGCTCATTCTTTACGATTCACCCGAAACCTATAACCGGGCAGCACATTTCATGCAAACCAACCTTCTGATTAAGATCATTGAGGTTGTTCTGTTTGGAGGTTTTTTTCTTCACATGATTTACGGGCTTATTGTCCAGATTGAAAACTGGTTATCAAGACCGAAAGGATACCGGATTGCCAATTATTCCCAGACTTCCTTTTTCTCGCGGTTTATGATTCATACAGCTGCCATCATTTTTGTTTTTCTGGTGATTCATCTTATGGATTTTTACTTCAGGGCGAAATTTGGTGAACCGGAACTTGTAAGATATTCCGACGGGAAGGAGATGGTGGATTTTGGAAGCATGATTGTGGCGAAATTTCATATGCCGGAATTTGTGATTGGCTATATTCTGGCATTTTTGTTTTTAGGTTTTCATCTTTTGCACGGGTTTCAGAGTGCCTTTCAAACCCTGGGGCTCAATCACAAGACGTATACTCCCGTGATAAAGGTGCTCGGCATTCTCTATACATTGCTTGTTGTTTCAGGATTCACAGCTATTCCGCTTGTGATATATTTTGATTAA
- a CDS encoding fumarate reductase/succinate dehydrogenase flavoprotein subunit, with product MAVLDAKIPSGPLEQKWSYYRAHQNLVSPANKKKLDVIVVGTGLGGASAAASLGELGFKVKAFCYQDSPRRAHSIAAQGGINAAKNYQNDGDSVYRLFYDTIKGGDYRSREANVYRLAELSGPIIDQCVAQGVPFAREYGGLLENRSFGGALVSRTFYARGQTGQQLLLGAYSAMMRQVHLGNVELYTRHEMLELVVVDGKARGIIARNLVTGAIERFSAHAVVLATGGYGNVFYLSTNAMGSNATAIWRAYKKGALFANPCFTQIHPTCIPVHGEYQSKLTLMSESLRNDGRIWVPRKKEDVEKIRKKLIKAHDIPEEDRDYYLERRYPAYGNLVPRDVASRAAKERCDAGFGVNETGLAVFLDLSDSIKRLGRKVIDERYGNLFQIYEKIMDENPWENPMMIYPAVHYTMGGLWVDYELQSTIPGLFVLGEANFSDHGANRLGASALMQGLADGYFILPYTIQNYLADQIKVPRISTQSEEFAIAEKQTKERIERLFSVRGKTPAERLHRELGKIMWEYVGMSRTKEGLEKAIAEIRDLRENFWKDVLVPGTNDELNPELEKALRIADFLELGELMARDALHRNESCGGHFREEYQTEEGEAKRNDEEFMYVAAWKYNGDDREPELIKENLEYEFIEVKARNYK from the coding sequence ATGGCAGTATTGGATGCAAAAATACCTTCCGGCCCGCTGGAACAAAAATGGAGTTATTACAGGGCACATCAGAACCTGGTAAGCCCGGCCAACAAGAAGAAATTGGATGTTATTGTTGTAGGTACAGGATTAGGGGGGGCTTCGGCTGCCGCTTCTCTCGGGGAACTGGGTTTTAAGGTGAAGGCATTTTGTTATCAGGACAGCCCCCGCAGGGCACACAGCATTGCAGCACAGGGTGGAATCAACGCGGCGAAGAACTACCAGAACGATGGAGACAGTGTGTACCGATTGTTTTACGACACCATCAAGGGAGGGGATTATCGTTCGCGTGAAGCAAATGTTTACCGGCTTGCGGAACTCAGCGGTCCGATTATCGATCAGTGTGTTGCTCAGGGTGTTCCCTTTGCGAGGGAATATGGGGGTTTGCTGGAAAACAGGTCATTTGGCGGGGCACTGGTCTCCCGTACGTTTTATGCCCGTGGTCAGACCGGCCAGCAATTGCTTCTCGGTGCTTACAGTGCCATGATGCGCCAGGTACATCTCGGGAATGTGGAACTATACACACGGCACGAGATGCTTGAGCTGGTGGTGGTTGACGGGAAGGCCCGTGGAATTATTGCAAGAAATCTTGTAACAGGCGCAATCGAAAGATTTTCCGCCCATGCCGTTGTTCTGGCAACAGGTGGTTACGGGAATGTTTTCTATCTGTCGACCAATGCTATGGGGTCAAATGCAACGGCCATCTGGAGGGCATACAAAAAGGGGGCATTGTTTGCCAATCCCTGTTTTACACAGATTCATCCTACCTGTATTCCGGTTCACGGGGAATATCAGTCAAAGCTAACGCTGATGAGCGAAAGTCTGCGGAATGACGGAAGAATCTGGGTGCCCCGGAAGAAGGAAGATGTTGAAAAAATAAGAAAAAAACTTATTAAAGCCCACGACATACCTGAAGAAGATCGTGATTATTACCTGGAGCGGAGGTATCCGGCTTACGGAAACCTGGTTCCTCGGGATGTGGCCTCAAGAGCTGCCAAAGAACGGTGTGATGCAGGATTTGGGGTAAACGAAACAGGCCTGGCTGTATTCCTTGACCTGAGTGATTCAATCAAACGCCTTGGAAGGAAAGTGATCGATGAACGGTACGGGAACCTGTTCCAGATCTATGAAAAAATCATGGATGAAAATCCATGGGAAAACCCCATGATGATTTATCCGGCTGTTCACTATACTATGGGTGGATTATGGGTTGATTATGAATTGCAATCCACCATCCCGGGGTTGTTTGTGCTGGGAGAAGCCAATTTTTCTGATCACGGTGCCAACAGACTGGGAGCCTCAGCACTTATGCAGGGCCTTGCTGACGGTTATTTTATCCTGCCTTATACTATACAGAATTATCTGGCCGACCAAATCAAGGTTCCCAGGATATCTACCCAGAGTGAAGAATTTGCAATTGCTGAAAAACAGACAAAAGAACGCATTGAACGGTTGTTCTCGGTAAGGGGGAAGACTCCGGCCGAACGATTGCACAGGGAACTGGGTAAGATTATGTGGGAATATGTCGGTATGAGCCGCACAAAGGAAGGGCTGGAAAAAGCCATTGCTGAGATCAGGGATTTAAGGGAAAATTTCTGGAAGGATGTGCTGGTTCCAGGCACAAACGATGAACTGAATCCTGAGCTGGAAAAGGCGTTACGGATTGCAGATTTTCTTGAACTGGGAGAATTGATGGCGCGGGATGCCTTGCATCGCAATGAGTCGTGCGGCGGCCATTTCCGGGAGGAATACCAGACCGAAGAGGGCGAGGCGAAACGAAATGATGAAGAATTTATGTATGTGGCTGCCTGGAAATATAATGGCGACGACAGGGAACCGGAGCTTATAAAAGAAAATCTGGAATATGAGTTTATTGAAGTCAAAGCAAGGAACTATAAATGA